A genome region from Brassica oleracea var. oleracea cultivar TO1000 chromosome C2, BOL, whole genome shotgun sequence includes the following:
- the LOC106326581 gene encoding E3 ubiquitin-protein ligase At4g11680-like isoform X2 — translation MREPSMLVRESAVEQLEERQNDWADSNDEKSNTPLRVLIIGYGLQCVMHMFCVCVEYRKRSNRIQISPYSMEDQYLESGSQRYNVLIYMVDHLILLGIFWWPRANTRITSPLMVLYSVSWYQCVLCGFLCCTGLCGRHCGLLLLPLHHCSSIRSGKTSSFELLRKERQKVFQETQKSNPDLRKNDFDFTEKQVEVMKSKLSGVRKVMRRR, via the exons ATGAGAGAGCCGTCGATGCTGGTTCGTGAATCAGCGGTGGAGCAGCTCGAGGAGAGGCAAAACGATTGGGCTGACTCAAA CGATGAGAAGTCCAATACGCCGCTCAGGGTTTTGATTATTGGGTATGGGTTGCAATGTGTGATGCATATGTTTTGTGTTTGTGTTGAGTATCGTAAGAGAAGTAATAGGATTCAAATCTCTCCTTATTCTATGGAGGATCAATACTTAGAGAGTGGAAGCCAAAG ATACAATGTTCTCATTTATATGGTGGACCATTTGATTCTATTGGGTATCTTCTGGTGGCCAAGAGCTAACACAAGGATCACCTCACCTTTAATG GTTTTGTATAGTGTTTCTTGGTATCAATGTGTTCTTTGTGGTTTTCTATGTTGCACTGGCTTGTGTGGTCGGCATTGCGGGTTGCTGCTGCTTCCATTGCATCATTGCAGTTCTATACGCAGTGGCAAAACAT CTTCTTTTGAGTTGTTGAGGAAGGAACGTCAAAAAGTATTCCAGGAGACGCAAAAATCAAACCCAGACTTGCGTAAAAACGACTTCGATTTTACTGAGAAGCAAGTAGAAGTGATGAAGTCCAAACTCTCGGGAGTGAGGAAAGTAATGAGGCGGAGATGA
- the LOC106326581 gene encoding E3 ubiquitin-protein ligase At4g11680-like isoform X1, translating into MREPSMLVRESAVEQLEERQNDWADSKSVVVLDFVCNLAFVSVDAFVIVLSSDEKSNTPLRVLIIGYGLQCVMHMFCVCVEYRKRSNRIQISPYSMEDQYLESGSQRYNVLIYMVDHLILLGIFWWPRANTRITSPLMVLYSVSWYQCVLCGFLCCTGLCGRHCGLLLLPLHHCSSIRSGKTSSFELLRKERQKVFQETQKSNPDLRKNDFDFTEKQVEVMKSKLSGVRKVMRRR; encoded by the exons ATGAGAGAGCCGTCGATGCTGGTTCGTGAATCAGCGGTGGAGCAGCTCGAGGAGAGGCAAAACGATTGGGCTGACTCAAAGTCTGTGGTGGTTCTTGATTTCGTTTGTAACCTTGCTTTCGTTTCCGTTGATGCATTTGTTATTGTGCTTAGCAGCGATGAGAAGTCCAATACGCCGCTCAGGGTTTTGATTATTGGGTATGGGTTGCAATGTGTGATGCATATGTTTTGTGTTTGTGTTGAGTATCGTAAGAGAAGTAATAGGATTCAAATCTCTCCTTATTCTATGGAGGATCAATACTTAGAGAGTGGAAGCCAAAG ATACAATGTTCTCATTTATATGGTGGACCATTTGATTCTATTGGGTATCTTCTGGTGGCCAAGAGCTAACACAAGGATCACCTCACCTTTAATG GTTTTGTATAGTGTTTCTTGGTATCAATGTGTTCTTTGTGGTTTTCTATGTTGCACTGGCTTGTGTGGTCGGCATTGCGGGTTGCTGCTGCTTCCATTGCATCATTGCAGTTCTATACGCAGTGGCAAAACAT CTTCTTTTGAGTTGTTGAGGAAGGAACGTCAAAAAGTATTCCAGGAGACGCAAAAATCAAACCCAGACTTGCGTAAAAACGACTTCGATTTTACTGAGAAGCAAGTAGAAGTGATGAAGTCCAAACTCTCGGGAGTGAGGAAAGTAATGAGGCGGAGATGA